A window of the Sporosarcina sp. FSL K6-2383 genome harbors these coding sequences:
- a CDS encoding YitT family protein gives MKKTIQDIVLITIGGFIFAIGINYFTLPNLLSEGGIIGLTIIAHYLFQWSPGIINFILNMLLFLVGYKFFDKRTVFYTLYSIVSCSAFLYVTEDAGKMLTEDPLLAAIFAGLLVGIGLGIIFRIGGTNGGTTVLARMANQYWGWSIGKSMLIIDIIVVAGSIFIIGLEKAMLTLLTVYIGAKAIDFIVEGLDERVAVLIISNSPNEVLHKVMDSMSRGVTVLEGRGGYTKANKEVLYIVISKQEIVRLKSIIKEIDEQAYVTMHNVRELIGRGYKAAKAN, from the coding sequence ATGAAAAAAACAATCCAAGATATTGTATTAATCACGATTGGTGGATTTATTTTTGCTATTGGTATAAATTATTTCACCCTCCCAAATCTGTTATCAGAAGGCGGGATTATTGGACTGACAATTATTGCACACTATTTATTCCAATGGTCACCAGGGATTATTAATTTTATTTTAAATATGCTTTTATTTTTGGTTGGCTATAAATTTTTTGATAAACGGACTGTTTTTTATACGTTATATTCCATTGTATCCTGCTCTGCTTTTTTGTATGTAACTGAAGATGCGGGGAAAATGCTGACAGAGGATCCACTTTTAGCAGCTATTTTTGCAGGATTATTAGTAGGTATTGGTTTAGGCATTATTTTTCGAATAGGCGGAACGAATGGAGGAACGACAGTCCTTGCTAGAATGGCTAACCAATACTGGGGCTGGAGTATCGGAAAGAGTATGCTAATTATCGATATTATAGTAGTTGCTGGCTCTATTTTTATAATTGGTTTAGAAAAAGCAATGCTCACTTTACTTACTGTTTATATTGGTGCCAAAGCCATCGATTTTATTGTCGAAGGTCTGGATGAAAGGGTCGCCGTTTTAATTATTTCAAATTCACCAAACGAAGTTTTACATAAAGTCATGGATAGTATGTCGAGGGGAGTCACTGTTTTAGAAGGGCGCGGCGGCTATACGAAAGCCAATAAAGAAGTTCTGTATATTGTCATCAGCAAACAAGAAATTGTGCGACTCAAAAGTATTATAAAAGAAATTGATGAGCAAGCCTATGTTACGATGCATAATGTTCGTGAATTGATTGGAAGAGGTTATAAGGCGGCTAAAGCCAATTAG
- a CDS encoding YvrJ family protein, whose product MEQWMSLIQEIGFPIFVSFYLLHRLETKLVAIHDVLLSLKMK is encoded by the coding sequence ATGGAACAATGGATGAGTCTCATACAGGAAATCGGCTTTCCGATATTCGTATCATTCTATCTTTTGCACCGGCTCGAAACAAAGCTCGTCGCGATACATGATGTGCTACTTTCATTGAAGATGAAGTGA
- a CDS encoding DUF2922 domain-containing protein, whose translation MAKTLQLNFSTAAGKNVMLTVDEPRADLTAVAVETAMQEIIASGVFEVDGSPLETPKNARIVERNVTELVN comes from the coding sequence ATGGCAAAAACTTTGCAATTGAATTTCAGTACAGCAGCCGGCAAAAACGTGATGCTGACGGTGGACGAGCCACGTGCAGATTTAACGGCAGTAGCCGTGGAAACTGCGATGCAGGAAATTATCGCATCGGGCGTGTTCGAAGTGGACGGATCTCCACTTGAAACACCAAAAAACGCTCGTATTGTCGAGCGTAATGTGACTGAACTCGTAAACTGA
- a CDS encoding DUF1659 domain-containing protein: MATIEFKNAVGRVYFDNGLTDDGKLIRKSKTYRNVAKNADADDLYNALEELAQLSALPFIGADKVETSNVIN; encoded by the coding sequence ATGGCGACAATCGAATTTAAAAATGCAGTTGGTCGGGTTTACTTTGATAACGGTCTGACGGATGACGGTAAACTGATTCGTAAATCAAAGACCTATCGTAACGTTGCAAAAAATGCGGATGCGGATGACTTGTACAATGCGCTCGAGGAACTTGCGCAGTTATCAGCGCTTCCATTCATCGGTGCAGACAAGGTGGAAACATCTAACGTCATTAACTAA
- a CDS encoding sigma-70 family RNA polymerase sigma factor has product MKKFEEVLEQYEPMISASIRKLNIYRDYEHYRQAGRVALWQAWQRFDEDKGNFTAFAFRSIRGAMLDELKKENRFDEHNTQMEDSLVENIVDTAYFVEYKWSDDLAEVLDLLSPTEIELIQWLFVEGVPLAECAVRNGISVAGVKKRRERMLVKLRNSLS; this is encoded by the coding sequence TTGAAGAAGTTTGAAGAAGTATTGGAGCAATATGAGCCGATGATTTCTGCATCTATCCGCAAGCTGAACATTTACCGCGATTATGAACATTATCGTCAGGCAGGACGCGTCGCCTTATGGCAGGCCTGGCAACGTTTTGACGAAGATAAAGGAAATTTCACAGCATTTGCCTTTCGAAGTATCCGAGGAGCTATGTTAGATGAGTTAAAAAAGGAAAACCGATTTGATGAGCATAATACGCAGATGGAGGATAGCTTAGTAGAAAACATCGTGGATACAGCTTATTTTGTAGAATACAAGTGGTCTGATGATCTTGCGGAGGTACTTGATTTATTGTCACCGACGGAAATAGAACTGATTCAATGGTTATTTGTCGAGGGCGTACCATTGGCTGAATGTGCTGTTCGCAACGGTATTTCAGTGGCAGGCGTTAAGAAGCGCAGAGAGCGAATGCTAGTCAAATTGAGGAACTCGCTTTCATAG
- a CDS encoding competence protein ComK produces the protein MLACDSYLLDIRTLALESVFAGDFKSKISTTHGIYYSKLTPAQLLNKACLHYFSTMEGRIQAASALLNYVKKPPFIIAPNELGVYPTASPDNDDCVWFFNHRFTIVEVAKGQSIVTFMEGTSIHVKASKHTMLKQYLRLHSLLSVSDQIGRERQIYIIDKKGMKV, from the coding sequence GTGCTAGCGTGTGATTCCTATTTACTAGATATAAGAACATTGGCCCTTGAATCAGTTTTTGCTGGAGATTTTAAATCGAAAATCAGTACGACGCATGGTATTTATTATTCAAAACTTACACCGGCTCAATTACTCAATAAGGCATGTCTCCATTATTTTTCGACAATGGAGGGACGTATCCAAGCTGCATCTGCCCTATTAAACTATGTAAAGAAGCCACCCTTCATCATCGCACCAAACGAACTAGGCGTCTATCCAACGGCATCTCCCGACAATGACGATTGTGTATGGTTCTTTAACCATCGCTTTACAATCGTTGAAGTTGCGAAAGGGCAGTCAATCGTCACTTTCATGGAAGGGACAAGTATTCATGTAAAAGCCTCCAAGCACACAATGCTAAAGCAATACCTACGCCTGCACTCATTATTAAGCGTCTCCGACCAAATAGGACGAGAAAGACAAATCTACATTATCGATAAAAAGGGAATGAAAGTATAA
- a CDS encoding nuclease-related domain-containing protein yields MTILVINLLLTKHLYSMIKSNYLISEKEMNLISTTILRKKPVLLQGIPRLIARLPPDHRKVQYLQKQLYRIGAGYSGECNVDSYIERTQFPHIMKIFTDVHLCNSPKFTFQIDTLIITEQYILIIEVKNLKDSVRFIPNPPHLVQVLETGDEVVLDCPVYQIESNKSNLDEWLRQRGIHLKTLGLLILANPNTKVIDTPDNFPIIYKKQIPFYLQKLRPTEDILTPQQIQELSRQIHAEQQQFNPFPLCTYYHIHPDDLRKGLLCHDCHGQLKRKNRETWHCPHCLKVAVDPHNDAIQDWLILVKPSLNNKDCRNFLMLKDKYAASYALNKSPLMKKGKSTSTFYIAGRK; encoded by the coding sequence TTGACAATTTTAGTAATAAATCTATTGTTAACTAAGCACCTTTATAGTATGATTAAATCGAATTATCTGATTAGTGAAAAGGAGATGAATCTCATAAGTACTACTATTCTCAGAAAGAAGCCTGTTTTACTTCAAGGAATCCCCCGTCTGATTGCCCGGCTTCCCCCTGATCATCGAAAAGTCCAGTATTTACAAAAACAACTTTATCGAATTGGTGCCGGCTACTCTGGAGAATGTAATGTTGATTCTTATATTGAGCGAACGCAATTTCCTCATATAATGAAAATTTTTACGGATGTCCATTTGTGTAATTCCCCAAAATTCACATTTCAGATTGATACTTTGATTATTACAGAGCAATACATCCTTATTATCGAAGTGAAAAATCTGAAGGATTCAGTCCGATTTATACCCAATCCTCCCCATCTTGTGCAAGTACTTGAAACCGGCGACGAAGTGGTTCTCGATTGTCCGGTCTATCAAATTGAATCGAATAAGTCGAATCTTGATGAATGGCTTCGACAACGTGGAATTCATTTGAAAACACTTGGTCTCCTTATTCTCGCAAACCCAAACACGAAAGTGATAGATACTCCAGACAATTTTCCTATCATTTATAAAAAACAAATTCCTTTTTATCTGCAAAAATTAAGACCAACCGAAGATATTCTTACACCCCAACAAATTCAAGAACTATCCAGACAAATCCATGCCGAACAACAGCAATTCAATCCATTTCCACTGTGTACCTATTATCATATTCATCCCGATGATTTACGTAAGGGTCTGTTATGCCATGATTGTCATGGGCAACTTAAGCGGAAAAATCGTGAGACTTGGCATTGTCCACATTGCCTAAAAGTTGCTGTAGATCCCCATAATGACGCAATTCAAGATTGGCTTATATTAGTTAAGCCCTCATTAAATAATAAAGATTGCCGAAACTTTTTAATGTTAAAGGACAAGTATGCCGCCAGTTATGCATTGAATAAATCTCCTCTTATGAAAAAAGGGAAATCAACATCTACGTTTTATATAGCCGGGAGAAAATGA
- a CDS encoding S41 family peptidase — protein sequence MKRNSRWLLVLFTMLFVLLPFTTSASAEPLGDMRQLVKDYYVDDVPESVLMKNTALEITKQLDSHSVYMTAQEYQRFVNGIEKRIIGIGIVLEEDVKGIKVASVIPKGPAERAGILAGDVITHVGTQSLVGKSVQTATSWIGGQENTVVTLTVERTGQTGPLLMSIKREVITMVNVESTMLGGNIGYIRLNSFASETAKEVNAAIQSLHGVKGWIVDLRNNGGGYITVAQDMTGFFPNAIGAFQLREKTGKPQVFNAIPQSNKLNAPTHLLMNGYSASASEMVGAAVKEQKLATIYGQTSYGKGSMQSMFNFTDGSVLKLTTARFYSPGGKAVDKVGVKPDVVTAKELELEVSHRDQLIAQWKGYKAFPKLNNVPVTKKFQVEMNAEMDWSKLSNGDVQLIQLGGGESAVTISVTNERTVTVTPTKPLIAGKTYMLVIHPHWKGTNHYSMRQGIYLDVTVK from the coding sequence TTGAAGAGAAATAGTAGATGGCTATTGGTGTTATTCACGATGTTATTCGTTTTATTGCCATTCACCACATCGGCATCAGCTGAGCCTCTGGGAGATATGAGGCAGCTCGTCAAGGATTATTATGTTGACGATGTTCCAGAATCGGTTTTAATGAAAAATACGGCGTTAGAAATTACGAAGCAACTGGATTCCCACTCTGTCTATATGACTGCGCAAGAGTATCAACGATTTGTCAATGGTATTGAAAAGCGGATTATTGGCATTGGTATTGTACTCGAGGAAGATGTCAAAGGGATTAAGGTGGCATCGGTTATTCCGAAAGGACCCGCAGAGCGAGCGGGCATTCTGGCTGGCGATGTGATTACACATGTTGGAACACAAAGTCTTGTCGGTAAGTCAGTACAGACAGCTACGTCATGGATTGGTGGTCAAGAAAATACAGTTGTGACGCTGACAGTTGAACGTACGGGGCAAACGGGACCACTCTTAATGAGCATTAAGCGTGAAGTCATTACAATGGTCAATGTTGAATCGACCATGCTAGGCGGCAATATTGGTTATATTCGCCTAAACAGCTTTGCTTCTGAAACTGCGAAGGAAGTGAATGCCGCGATTCAATCACTGCACGGTGTAAAGGGATGGATTGTAGATTTACGGAATAATGGTGGTGGCTATATAACAGTCGCGCAGGACATGACGGGATTTTTCCCCAATGCAATCGGAGCTTTTCAGTTAAGGGAAAAGACCGGTAAGCCACAGGTTTTTAATGCGATTCCTCAGTCCAATAAACTCAATGCACCCACACATCTTTTGATGAATGGATATAGTGCAAGTGCTTCCGAGATGGTGGGCGCAGCAGTCAAGGAACAAAAACTAGCAACAATATATGGTCAAACCAGCTATGGCAAAGGCTCTATGCAGTCAATGTTCAACTTTACAGACGGTAGTGTCTTGAAGTTAACGACGGCTCGATTCTATTCGCCAGGAGGCAAGGCTGTGGATAAAGTTGGCGTAAAGCCAGATGTCGTTACGGCAAAGGAATTGGAATTAGAAGTATCTCATCGTGATCAACTGATTGCACAATGGAAGGGCTATAAGGCATTTCCTAAACTGAACAATGTCCCAGTGACAAAGAAATTTCAAGTGGAGATGAATGCAGAGATGGATTGGAGCAAGCTCAGCAATGGTGATGTCCAACTTATTCAGTTAGGTGGGGGAGAAAGTGCTGTGACAATTAGCGTTACGAATGAACGAACTGTAACCGTTACTCCAACAAAACCATTAATAGCGGGTAAAACCTATATGCTCGTCATACATCCACATTGGAAAGGGACTAATCACTATTCAATGAGGCAAGGAATTTATCTAGATGTTACGGTGAAATGA
- the sda gene encoding sporulation histidine kinase inhibitor Sda, translated as MTQLPDALLIKSYTTAKSSNFSPLFIQLLEIEIRRRSLSPQL; from the coding sequence ATGACTCAACTACCTGATGCGTTGCTCATTAAATCCTATACTACTGCTAAGTCTTCTAATTTCAGTCCTCTTTTCATTCAACTTTTGGAAATCGAAATCCGCCGAAGATCCCTATCGCCCCAACTTTAA
- a CDS encoding polysaccharide deacetylase family protein, with translation MKKLIALLLLSIIIFPTFTEASTVKSIKITEATAVFNENQKVAVFEKGTSLTVMKEAERYYYTLIGNDEVKFSKQKAKVTKDEPGTWKGAHPVRAKTATYIQIIDRPAKNATVIGQIQPNMTIQVQRLKGDYFPIILGGKTGYIHKDQLKIEAGIPVLMYHDILRSKTDTNASTLEIEKFKEQMDYLKTNGWTTITPQQLEAWVMKKTALPKKSVLITFDDGYKSTIDLAYPILKTHGFKATSFVITSRINRLNTISEIDMIQTQDVYSYQNHTHGFHMFNSLSNKSMLELESQSTILNDLEQANNAIEEILGYNHRVTTLAYPYGKRSPQAILALRSAGMTSGYTIDEGNVFQGDSLFELKRQRIHSSTTLKDFADKLVGK, from the coding sequence TTGAAAAAATTAATTGCACTACTGTTACTATCCATCATCATATTTCCAACTTTCACAGAAGCCTCTACTGTGAAGTCAATTAAGATTACCGAAGCAACAGCTGTTTTTAACGAAAATCAAAAGGTAGCCGTCTTTGAAAAAGGGACTTCACTTACAGTGATGAAAGAAGCAGAGCGCTATTATTACACTCTGATTGGCAATGACGAGGTTAAGTTTTCAAAGCAAAAAGCAAAGGTAACAAAGGATGAACCCGGAACCTGGAAAGGTGCACATCCAGTAAGAGCAAAAACAGCTACTTACATACAGATTATCGATCGTCCAGCTAAAAATGCAACGGTCATTGGACAAATCCAACCCAATATGACCATTCAAGTACAGCGCTTAAAAGGTGATTATTTCCCCATTATATTGGGTGGAAAAACAGGATACATACATAAGGATCAGCTAAAAATTGAAGCTGGCATCCCCGTTTTAATGTATCACGATATATTGCGAAGCAAGACAGACACTAATGCGTCTACGCTGGAAATTGAAAAGTTTAAAGAACAAATGGATTACTTGAAGACAAATGGTTGGACAACGATTACACCACAGCAACTAGAAGCATGGGTAATGAAAAAAACAGCACTGCCAAAGAAGTCTGTACTCATCACATTCGATGACGGTTATAAATCAACGATTGACTTGGCTTATCCCATCTTAAAAACGCATGGCTTCAAAGCAACATCATTTGTCATTACAAGTCGCATCAATCGTCTAAACACAATATCAGAGATAGACATGATTCAAACACAAGACGTCTATTCCTATCAAAATCATACCCACGGATTTCATATGTTCAACTCACTGTCGAATAAGAGTATGCTCGAACTGGAATCACAATCTACCATTTTGAATGACCTTGAGCAAGCAAATAACGCTATCGAGGAAATTTTGGGTTACAATCATCGAGTTACTACCCTTGCCTATCCATATGGCAAGAGAAGTCCCCAAGCCATCCTTGCCTTACGATCTGCCGGAATGACAAGCGGCTATACGATTGACGAAGGTAACGTTTTTCAAGGTGACTCTCTCTTTGAATTAAAGCGCCAACGCATCCACTCCAGCACGACGCTAAAGGATTTTGCGGATAAGCTAGTGGGTAAGTAA